A genome region from Arachidicoccus soli includes the following:
- a CDS encoding anhydro-N-acetylmuramic acid kinase, whose amino-acid sequence MIYRVIGLMSGSSLDGLDIAFVTFEEIRGEWSFSINNAETNDFKYNWKERLSQASQLNAFEFVQLDNDFGRYIGDQVNSFIKKYQLEHQIQMIASHGHTIFHNPQKFITTQIGNAAQIAAITSTNVISDLRALDVALGGEGAPIVPIGEKFLFNNYNCFLNLGGIANIAIHEQENVNAFDICVANQALNFFAEKAGFPFDENGDLAANGNVNDELLDQLNSLLYYQKEGAKSLSNQYLKEEILPVVESFHLNPEDCLRTYTEHMAIQIMHAVTHKSNRRSLQILVTGGGAYNQFLIIRLKELLAVHQIDIIIPDDKIIQYKEALIMAFLGLLRWREENTVLNNTGAKRPSIGGAVWIGQQY is encoded by the coding sequence ATGATTTATCGTGTAATTGGATTGATGAGTGGCTCTTCTTTGGATGGACTGGATATTGCTTTTGTAACATTTGAAGAAATACGAGGAGAATGGAGTTTTTCTATAAATAATGCTGAAACAAATGATTTTAAATATAATTGGAAAGAAAGGCTTTCCCAAGCAAGTCAATTAAATGCATTTGAATTTGTGCAATTGGATAATGATTTTGGACGTTACATTGGCGACCAAGTAAATTCATTTATTAAAAAATACCAACTGGAACACCAAATACAAATGATTGCTTCCCATGGGCATACGATATTTCACAATCCTCAAAAGTTCATTACCACACAAATTGGTAATGCAGCTCAAATAGCAGCAATTACTTCTACGAATGTTATCAGCGATTTACGCGCCTTAGATGTAGCTTTAGGTGGAGAAGGTGCACCTATTGTACCCATAGGTGAAAAATTCCTTTTCAATAATTACAATTGCTTTTTAAATTTGGGAGGTATCGCCAATATTGCCATTCACGAACAAGAAAATGTAAATGCATTTGATATTTGCGTGGCTAATCAAGCGCTCAATTTTTTTGCAGAAAAAGCAGGTTTTCCTTTTGATGAAAATGGAGATTTGGCAGCAAATGGCAATGTCAACGATGAGCTATTGGACCAATTAAATTCATTGTTATATTATCAGAAAGAGGGAGCAAAATCTTTATCCAATCAATATTTGAAAGAAGAGATATTACCTGTTGTAGAAAGCTTTCATCTTAACCCAGAAGATTGTTTGCGAACTTATACTGAGCATATGGCTATTCAAATCATGCATGCAGTTACGCATAAAAGCAATAGGAGAAGCTTGCAAATATTGGTGACGGGTGGTGGGGCATATAATCAGTTTTTAATTATTAGATTAAAAGAACTTTTAGCAGTTCATCAAATAGATATTATCATACCGGATGATAAAATTATTCAATACAAAGAAGCCTTGATTATGGCCTTTCTAGGACTTCTTCGTTGGCGAGAAGAGAATACTGTGCTCAATAATACAGGTGCAAAAAGACCCAGCATAGGTGGTGCTGTATGGATAGGACAGCAATATTAG
- a CDS encoding DUF4476 domain-containing protein, whose translation MNHSVLKKIGLVFLIICLIGNLSVFAQDKDNNHFIYIQAKSKQPFYVILNRKVFSSSSIGYLIIPKLQDGTYNLRIGFPKQDAPEQNYSCVISGSDMGYSLQKNDNGDLGLLNLQTKSFIASKGSTSLEDQYAVNTPKKAAVNDKEHIPKNEESANNVPSNNAFGQMLSGAINDPTLNKKVTNTPPPADLSKQEEQNTTHEVAAVVNNQDQTNSTQESPRTNLNSADLLDDSQTYGVIKSNEKVIDNGTKMTFVLFNSHSTDTITILVPSPSDMPQEKEVVTSGITAHSNEPSNNNSLALFSNSSGMATDGEDIPVKRRKKKFVDMGSNQSDDRANAASGKTVDNPFFNKSADASNNDGAGATDAVAVDNSTLTANCDNPLSGKDFNKMQKKMVAKSNDDQMIAIVDKYINGKCVTTQQVKQLGGLFLSDAGRFALYQDAYSHVADKENYGTLQSQLLDTYFKNRFLKMLK comes from the coding sequence ATGAATCATTCGGTTTTAAAAAAAATAGGGTTAGTTTTTCTTATCATTTGCTTGATAGGAAATTTGAGCGTTTTTGCGCAAGATAAAGACAACAATCATTTTATTTATATTCAGGCAAAAAGTAAGCAGCCATTTTATGTTATTTTAAATAGAAAGGTGTTTAGCTCATCTTCTATTGGTTATTTGATTATTCCAAAACTGCAAGACGGGACCTATAATTTAAGAATTGGGTTTCCTAAACAAGATGCGCCTGAGCAAAATTATAGTTGCGTAATTAGTGGCTCTGATATGGGCTATTCATTGCAAAAAAATGATAATGGAGATTTGGGGCTATTGAATTTGCAAACAAAATCATTTATTGCCTCTAAAGGCAGTACATCTCTGGAAGATCAATATGCTGTTAATACACCAAAAAAAGCGGCGGTGAATGATAAAGAGCATATTCCAAAAAATGAGGAATCTGCAAATAATGTTCCGTCAAATAATGCTTTTGGGCAAATGCTTTCCGGCGCAATTAATGACCCCACACTAAACAAAAAAGTCACTAATACACCACCGCCTGCAGATTTATCGAAGCAAGAAGAACAAAATACCACGCATGAAGTTGCGGCTGTAGTAAATAATCAAGATCAGACAAATAGTACCCAAGAATCGCCTAGGACAAATTTAAACTCCGCAGATTTACTAGATGATTCGCAAACTTATGGCGTTATCAAGTCAAATGAAAAAGTTATAGATAATGGCACTAAAATGACTTTTGTTTTGTTTAATAGTCACTCTACTGATACAATAACTATATTGGTTCCTTCCCCTTCGGATATGCCTCAAGAAAAAGAAGTCGTGACCTCTGGCATTACCGCACATTCAAACGAACCTTCTAATAATAATAGTTTGGCGCTTTTCTCCAACAGCTCTGGTATGGCAACAGATGGAGAAGATATTCCAGTGAAGAGGAGAAAGAAGAAATTTGTAGACATGGGCTCCAATCAATCTGACGATCGTGCAAATGCAGCTTCTGGAAAGACTGTTGATAATCCATTTTTTAATAAATCTGCTGATGCCTCCAATAATGATGGAGCTGGCGCAACAGATGCGGTAGCTGTAGATAATTCAACATTAACTGCAAATTGTGATAATCCACTTTCCGGTAAGGATTTTAATAAAATGCAGAAAAAGATGGTCGCTAAATCAAACGATGATCAAATGATTGCGATTGTAGATAAATATATAAATGGAAAATGTGTGACGACACAACAGGTAAAGCAACTGGGTGGTTTATTCTTGTCTGATGCGGGTCGTTTTGCGCTGTATCAGGATGCATATAGTCATGTAGCCGATAAAGAAAATTATGGCACGCTTCAAAGTCAGTTATTAGATACTTATTTTAAGAATCGTTTCCTTAAGATGCTAAAATAA
- the truA gene encoding tRNA pseudouridine(38-40) synthase TruA codes for MPRYFLELSYKGTAYKGFQFQPNVPTIQGEVENAFLTILKQQIKFTTSSRTDAGVHARQNFFHFDMETHLSSGILYNLNALLPPDISLKNLFEVSSEQHSRFHATSRVYRYYIYRNKNPFLVDRAWYYPFNLDKDKLQQAADLLLRHTDFTSFSKRNTQTHSFICDIQNSCWYTEGDCLIYQVEANRFLRGMVRALVGTMLKVGRSLISLTDFEEIIKRKDCSFADFSTPSQGLFLEAVRFPFL; via the coding sequence ATGCCGCGATATTTTTTAGAATTATCCTATAAAGGAACTGCCTATAAAGGTTTTCAGTTTCAGCCAAATGTTCCAACTATTCAGGGTGAAGTAGAAAATGCTTTCTTAACTATTTTAAAACAGCAAATAAAATTCACTACTTCTTCCAGAACGGATGCGGGTGTCCATGCCAGACAGAATTTTTTTCATTTTGATATGGAGACCCATCTATCTTCCGGTATATTATATAATTTAAATGCACTATTACCACCCGATATTTCCTTAAAAAATCTTTTTGAAGTAAGTTCAGAACAACATTCCCGTTTTCATGCTACTTCGCGTGTGTACCGATACTATATATATAGAAATAAGAATCCTTTTTTAGTGGATAGAGCTTGGTATTATCCATTTAATCTTGATAAAGACAAATTGCAGCAAGCAGCAGATCTGCTTTTAAGACATACCGATTTTACGTCTTTTTCTAAGAGAAATACACAAACGCATTCTTTCATATGTGATATACAAAATTCATGTTGGTATACAGAAGGGGATTGTTTGATTTATCAAGTGGAAGCCAATAGATTTCTCCGAGGTATGGTGCGCGCCTTAGTGGGTACAATGCTTAAAGTGGGCAGATCACTTATTTCTCTTACTGATTTTGAAGAAATTATTAAAAGAAAAGATTGCAGTTTTGCCGACTTTTCTACACCTTCTCAGGGTTTGTTTTTAGAAGCAGTTAGATTTCCTTTCTTATAA
- the upp gene encoding uracil phosphoribosyltransferase — protein MVVNLSEKHSLICNWVSELRDISVQSDRMRFRRNLERIGEVAAYEISKLLAWKEMEIQTPLGTHKSMVLKEQPVVATILRAGLAMHQGVLSYLDKADNAFVSAFRKHNADGSFDIILDYVSSPAIENRVLIISDPMLATGTSLAKTIMALKKLGSPSQIYIVAAIASRQGIEYLQNILGNDVHLWCGDIDEILNEHGYIVPGLGDAGDLAFGEKLQS, from the coding sequence ATGGTAGTAAATCTAAGTGAAAAACATAGCCTCATTTGCAACTGGGTAAGCGAATTGAGAGATATTTCAGTTCAAAGTGATCGAATGCGTTTTCGTAGAAATCTAGAAAGAATAGGAGAAGTCGCTGCTTATGAAATAAGTAAATTGTTAGCTTGGAAAGAGATGGAAATTCAAACACCTTTAGGGACGCATAAAAGTATGGTTTTGAAAGAACAACCCGTTGTCGCCACTATTTTAAGAGCAGGATTGGCAATGCATCAAGGCGTACTTAGTTATTTAGATAAAGCAGATAATGCGTTTGTTTCTGCTTTTCGAAAACATAATGCTGATGGAAGTTTTGATATTATTTTGGATTATGTAAGTAGCCCAGCTATTGAAAATAGAGTATTAATTATTTCAGATCCCATGTTGGCAACAGGTACTTCTTTGGCAAAAACAATTATGGCGCTTAAAAAATTGGGAAGTCCCTCTCAGATATACATTGTAGCGGCTATTGCTTCAAGACAAGGTATTGAATATTTACAAAATATTTTGGGTAATGATGTACATTTATGGTGCGGAGATATTGACGAGATTTTGAATGAACACGGTTATATTGTTCCGGGACTAGGGGATGCTGGAGATTTAGCTTTTGGAGAAAAATTACAATCTTAA